One segment of Anatilimnocola aggregata DNA contains the following:
- a CDS encoding PA2169 family four-helix-bundle protein — MAMSAQTLTQKSIDWLQSLIQINIDSRDGFKEASENLKEKNPSLANRFCSLAQQRDSQATELQTMVASNAEAPTESGSFSAAAHRTWMDLRTALGGGEQAVLDEAERGEDTIKAKYEEALKDMGGSEPCCDTLRRHLTAVQSSHDEVKALRDSNHRPGKAR; from the coding sequence ATGGCCATGTCTGCCCAAACTCTCACTCAGAAATCGATCGATTGGCTCCAGAGCCTGATTCAAATCAATATCGACAGTCGGGATGGATTCAAAGAAGCGTCCGAAAACCTGAAGGAAAAAAATCCTTCTCTCGCCAACCGCTTCTGCTCACTCGCACAGCAACGTGACTCACAAGCCACTGAATTGCAGACTATGGTCGCCAGCAACGCCGAAGCGCCAACCGAGTCTGGCAGCTTCTCAGCGGCAGCTCATCGCACTTGGATGGACCTTCGCACCGCACTTGGTGGGGGCGAGCAAGCCGTCCTCGACGAAGCTGAGCGGGGCGAAGACACGATCAAGGCCAAATACGAAGAGGCCCTAAAAGACATGGGTGGTTCGGAGCCGTGTTGCGACACGCTCCGCCGCCACCTCACGGCTGTGCAGAGTTCGCATGACGAAGTGAAGGCCCTCCGCGATTCAAACCATCGTCCGGGCAAGGCTCGATAG
- a CDS encoding vWA domain-containing protein yields the protein MSIADLGPPPPVPEQLIGEPPVLVPLVVEPSQPEPVDRLVKRSLPWMVSLVINLALLVLLALLSVTGLLDKLQSVEIMALFDAESEVAPLEMVSIGSAGTETSSMNFQTEASQEAEPSSQAPIELNQELLPTTRKYDSALLGDGALDLPAAPTNKSGLMGLPTSSDLSTLVPTTTAKGPVTERELKERTSLTEVAGDLGQEISDKLSEDNLLVVWLMDASISLVDNRLELATHLERMYAGIEHDFSNANAKGAKGQKKRLLMNSVVAFGNGAQGISAPYRIPTKALTAMRNMPIDVTGAETTCQAIMWTAMQAREEWKPHRGQLMIVVFTDESGDDTLLLEQTIEVCRVNKATVSIIGPSAVLGTDEGFHRWKHPQVREPFWLPVAKGPDSAIPERLRLPYWWSAERLTQRLNIPPAAQEFPTDRLMAVEWAAKLPAWAQGAEVNPRDYFVGSYSGRELINLNSGFPPYALMRLARETGGTYTMFDRHGDRGPFRLEFMRKYAPDYRSLPEIMDEMRYHPLRLAIVNAAMLTRKYAPQTPPQTSFIDLYDPDNFRRYCGRQFPECDAKAELTANLLEEALIPFGEAGLEKEYEREQLPRWQAWYDLVLGRLLLQSVRLAEYRMILRMLSTPQGFPYPSNSIQLFPQEGLRTGTASALRIQEGRRLLQRCLDNNPGTPWAFLAARELEHPESLDFRWRLIPVPPPSPPGPPRRPSPPSAPIVLPRL from the coding sequence ATGTCTATCGCCGACCTTGGCCCGCCACCGCCGGTGCCCGAGCAGTTGATCGGCGAACCGCCAGTCCTCGTGCCCCTTGTCGTCGAACCGTCGCAGCCGGAACCCGTCGACCGCCTGGTGAAGCGCAGTCTCCCTTGGATGGTGTCGCTGGTCATCAATCTTGCGCTGCTCGTGCTGCTCGCCTTGCTGTCGGTCACCGGCCTGCTCGATAAGTTGCAATCCGTCGAAATCATGGCCCTGTTCGACGCAGAGTCAGAAGTGGCTCCGCTCGAAATGGTTTCGATCGGTTCGGCCGGCACCGAAACATCGAGCATGAACTTCCAAACGGAAGCATCGCAAGAAGCGGAACCGAGCAGCCAAGCGCCAATCGAATTGAATCAAGAATTGCTGCCGACCACGCGCAAGTACGACTCTGCGTTGCTCGGCGACGGCGCGCTCGATTTGCCAGCCGCCCCCACGAACAAGTCCGGCCTCATGGGTTTGCCCACTTCCAGCGACCTATCGACGCTAGTTCCCACGACGACGGCCAAAGGCCCGGTCACCGAACGGGAACTGAAGGAGCGGACTTCGCTCACCGAAGTTGCCGGCGACCTGGGGCAGGAGATCAGCGATAAGTTGAGTGAAGACAACTTGCTTGTCGTTTGGCTGATGGATGCTTCGATCAGCCTGGTCGATAACCGCCTGGAGTTGGCCACTCACCTGGAACGGATGTATGCGGGGATTGAACACGATTTTTCGAATGCGAACGCCAAGGGGGCGAAAGGCCAGAAAAAGCGACTCTTGATGAACTCGGTCGTCGCGTTCGGCAACGGCGCGCAAGGAATCTCCGCACCGTATCGCATCCCTACCAAAGCGCTCACAGCCATGCGCAACATGCCCATCGACGTCACGGGGGCTGAAACGACTTGCCAGGCCATCATGTGGACTGCAATGCAGGCCCGCGAAGAGTGGAAGCCGCACCGCGGTCAGTTGATGATTGTTGTCTTCACCGATGAATCGGGGGACGACACGCTGCTGCTCGAACAAACGATTGAGGTTTGTCGCGTGAACAAAGCGACCGTTTCCATTATCGGCCCCTCGGCCGTGCTTGGTACCGACGAAGGCTTTCATCGCTGGAAGCATCCGCAGGTTCGTGAGCCGTTTTGGTTGCCAGTGGCGAAAGGGCCCGATTCGGCCATTCCCGAACGCTTGCGCCTGCCCTATTGGTGGAGTGCCGAGCGGCTCACCCAGCGTCTTAACATCCCACCGGCCGCGCAAGAATTTCCGACCGATCGGCTGATGGCCGTCGAATGGGCAGCCAAGTTGCCGGCCTGGGCGCAGGGGGCTGAAGTAAACCCGCGCGATTATTTCGTCGGCTCCTACTCGGGGCGCGAACTGATCAATTTGAATTCGGGCTTTCCTCCCTACGCGCTGATGCGATTGGCGCGGGAAACGGGGGGCACTTACACCATGTTCGACCGCCACGGCGACCGGGGGCCGTTTCGGTTGGAGTTCATGCGCAAGTATGCTCCCGACTACCGCTCGCTGCCGGAGATCATGGACGAGATGCGGTACCATCCGCTGCGACTGGCGATTGTGAATGCCGCCATGCTGACGCGCAAGTACGCGCCGCAAACACCACCGCAGACCAGCTTCATCGATCTCTACGATCCCGATAACTTTCGCCGGTATTGCGGCCGTCAGTTTCCCGAGTGTGATGCCAAGGCTGAATTGACGGCCAACCTGCTGGAAGAAGCCTTGATCCCGTTTGGCGAAGCGGGACTCGAAAAAGAGTACGAGCGCGAGCAGTTGCCACGTTGGCAAGCCTGGTACGACCTGGTGCTGGGTCGCCTGCTGCTGCAAAGCGTACGGCTGGCCGAGTATCGCATGATCTTGCGGATGCTTTCGACGCCGCAGGGCTTTCCCTATCCATCGAACTCCATCCAACTCTTCCCGCAAGAAGGTTTACGAACCGGAACGGCTAGTGCGCTGCGAATTCAAGAGGGGCGCCGACTGCTGCAGCGGTGCCTCGACAACAACCCGGGCACTCCGTGGGCCTTTCTCGCTGCGCGGGAACTCGAACATCCCGAAAGCCTCGATTTTCGCTGGCGGCTGATTCCCGTGCCGCCCCCATCACCCCCCGGCCCACCTCGCCGCCCTTCTCCACCGTCAGCCCCCATCGTGCTGCCGCGGCTGTAG
- a CDS encoding S1C family serine protease: MVRLSPIAALLIALPGAMLASALVARGQVASAQVNGPHEWKTTAERLQRGIVTVRIRRADVPQPPAADQPLADQLSGEQSAKKAEASVTICTGFCVAPGKIITATLAATDDRIRFTLPGGLQSDARLLVVDEYSGLSLLSCERKELDPLPLAANQPDVGEYVMAGAAWGVERPVVSLGIIGATERTLSGLLVPPLLQCDLRTVETSSGSPLANRQAEVVGIVMAVEEPEARRGWTYAIPATHIRRLLRSADAVVTKPGTEKSPNVLILKRRRPIVGMVLESSDEAILVQRLTAGGPAEKAGLKIGDRILTADGVAIRSVYQAVLPTLYKQPGDSVRYRVLREEGERELEVILGGGVELPKLSQNDLGQYILPRVEVGRGADGNYFAQSGRSGVREVFSPPLPQDVEPAVAPVPTAEQKIDLLMKSLERYQAVIELQQKEILKLREEMKKK; encoded by the coding sequence ATGGTTCGCTTGTCGCCTATCGCCGCCCTCCTCATCGCCTTGCCCGGCGCGATGTTGGCCAGTGCGCTAGTCGCTCGCGGGCAAGTTGCCAGCGCTCAGGTGAACGGCCCCCACGAGTGGAAGACCACTGCCGAGCGCTTGCAGCGAGGGATTGTCACTGTCCGAATTCGCCGGGCTGATGTGCCGCAGCCTCCAGCCGCCGACCAGCCCCTAGCAGATCAGTTGTCCGGCGAGCAGTCCGCGAAGAAAGCAGAAGCTTCGGTAACCATCTGTACTGGCTTCTGCGTCGCCCCCGGCAAGATCATCACCGCGACGCTGGCTGCGACGGACGATCGAATTCGCTTCACGCTGCCGGGTGGTTTGCAAAGTGATGCCCGCTTGCTGGTCGTCGACGAATACTCGGGCCTGTCTCTCCTCTCTTGCGAGCGCAAAGAACTCGATCCCCTGCCTCTTGCCGCCAATCAGCCCGACGTGGGCGAGTATGTGATGGCGGGCGCTGCCTGGGGTGTCGAGCGGCCGGTTGTCTCACTGGGCATTATTGGCGCGACAGAACGGACGCTGTCCGGCCTGTTGGTGCCGCCGCTGTTGCAATGCGACTTGCGAACCGTCGAAACGTCGAGTGGTTCGCCGCTGGCGAATCGCCAGGCGGAAGTGGTCGGCATTGTGATGGCCGTCGAAGAACCCGAAGCACGCCGCGGCTGGACGTATGCCATTCCCGCGACTCACATTCGCCGCCTGCTGCGCAGCGCCGATGCTGTGGTGACGAAGCCGGGCACAGAGAAATCTCCGAACGTCCTCATTCTTAAACGCCGCCGGCCAATTGTCGGTATGGTGCTCGAATCGAGCGATGAAGCAATCTTGGTTCAGCGATTGACGGCTGGTGGTCCGGCAGAAAAAGCGGGCCTCAAAATTGGCGACCGAATCCTGACTGCCGATGGCGTCGCGATTCGCAGCGTCTATCAAGCGGTGCTCCCCACGCTCTATAAACAGCCCGGCGATAGTGTGCGCTATCGCGTGCTGCGAGAAGAAGGCGAACGCGAGCTCGAAGTGATTCTCGGCGGCGGTGTCGAACTCCCCAAGCTCTCGCAAAACGATCTCGGCCAGTATATTCTGCCGCGCGTGGAAGTGGGCCGCGGTGCCGACGGTAATTACTTTGCCCAGTCGGGCCGCAGCGGCGTCCGCGAAGTCTTCTCCCCTCCCCTGCCCCAGGATGTTGAGCCCGCCGTTGCTCCCGTCCCCACCGCCGAGCAGAAGATCGACCTGCTGATGAAATCGCTAGAGCGGTACCAGGCCGTCATCGAGTTGCAGCAGAAAGAGATCCTCAAGCTGCGCGAAGAGATGAAGAAGAAGTAG
- a CDS encoding RecQ family ATP-dependent DNA helicase, producing MEVADSNLETTDQLAIHLAPFGLRAFRPGQRDVISAVLARQDCLCIMPTGGGKSLCYQLPAIARTGLTLVVSPLIALMKDQVDALQSLGISATFINSSLTLPEQRDRMDRMAAGEYRLVYIAPERLRNSLFVEKLRSTKIDLLAVDEAHCISEWGHDFRPDYARLGLLRQRIGSPPTIALTATATPIVRGDVVQQLNLQDPQVFITGFARTNLHFEVTTAHSQADKFQELMEFLAATPGSGIIYAATRKRCGELVEMLGDAGLKRKVAFYHAGLQPEERRSVQEAFMADRVNIIVATNAFGMGIDKRDLRFVVHYNIPGSLEAYYQEAGRAGRDGERSRCLLLYSYADRKIQEFFIDSSYPPPEIVEEVYDYLREQNSDPIEQTLQEIKETLNLPISSEGVSACEKLLEQCGALERLDSRQNQGAVRIDSDLPSLVDLLSRDAKNPRKVLQVIERFMGDVRGERVFMRAESVAKAAELDVSAVNRALKELNKLQAFSYVPPFRGRAIHMLERDKPFRELGIDFAELDRRKRAEYEKLDRMIDYAETRHCRQRAVLDYFGDPSPGNCGLCDNCHGVKSVGLLANSTEKPMALHPHVVEAVRIVLSGAARMNGRGRFGKGMLVRMLCGSTSKEIKQFGLAKLSTFGLLEGLKQPEVTAIVDGLLKIRLLKQTELERNRPTIELSDEGDAVMRGQVPLQHTLPVERELLQRIAAAGPFVTGSAPAPVPPAAQKAPPATPPKMPPTSKPREPVPSYSPESADDGYEPCFEEIFRTDEPETMVKPPAIQQPAPRPTPVPTASTPGVLRKPDLFDSVPAQRESTAPVKQTNGQKAAQPEHYWTWRVLAAGFTLAEAAQIRGLTIAQLRQHAKLAAQDGYQVELDWLE from the coding sequence ATGGAAGTTGCGGACTCGAATCTTGAAACGACGGACCAGTTGGCGATTCACCTGGCCCCCTTCGGCCTGCGCGCGTTTCGCCCCGGACAAAGAGACGTCATTAGTGCCGTCCTGGCCCGCCAGGATTGCCTCTGCATCATGCCGACGGGCGGCGGCAAGAGCTTGTGCTATCAACTGCCGGCCATTGCCCGCACGGGACTCACACTCGTCGTTTCTCCGCTGATCGCCCTGATGAAAGACCAGGTTGATGCCCTGCAATCGCTGGGCATCTCGGCCACGTTCATCAACAGTTCGCTGACGTTGCCTGAACAGCGCGATCGCATGGACCGGATGGCTGCGGGCGAATATCGGCTGGTTTACATCGCCCCCGAACGACTGCGGAATTCGCTCTTCGTCGAAAAGCTGCGGTCGACGAAAATCGACCTCCTCGCCGTCGACGAAGCTCACTGCATCAGCGAGTGGGGACATGACTTTCGTCCCGATTACGCGCGACTCGGTTTGCTCCGCCAACGCATCGGCAGTCCACCGACCATTGCCCTCACCGCCACGGCTACACCCATCGTCCGCGGCGATGTGGTCCAGCAGCTCAACCTGCAAGATCCGCAAGTCTTTATCACCGGCTTCGCGCGGACCAACCTGCACTTCGAAGTGACGACCGCCCATAGCCAGGCCGACAAGTTTCAAGAGCTGATGGAGTTCCTCGCAGCGACTCCCGGCAGCGGCATCATCTACGCGGCCACGCGCAAACGCTGTGGCGAGTTGGTCGAAATGCTGGGCGATGCCGGACTCAAGCGGAAGGTCGCCTTCTATCATGCTGGCCTGCAACCCGAGGAACGACGGAGCGTGCAAGAAGCGTTCATGGCCGATCGCGTGAACATCATCGTCGCCACCAACGCGTTCGGCATGGGCATCGACAAGCGCGATCTGCGGTTCGTCGTTCACTACAACATCCCAGGCAGCTTGGAGGCCTACTATCAAGAAGCGGGCCGCGCCGGCCGCGATGGCGAACGGTCGCGATGTTTGCTGCTGTACAGCTATGCCGATCGCAAAATCCAAGAGTTCTTCATCGACAGTTCTTATCCCCCTCCGGAAATTGTCGAGGAGGTTTACGACTACCTGCGCGAACAAAACTCCGACCCCATCGAACAAACGCTACAGGAAATCAAGGAAACGCTGAACTTGCCCATCTCGAGCGAAGGTGTCAGCGCCTGCGAAAAACTGCTCGAACAATGCGGCGCGCTGGAGCGGCTCGACTCGCGGCAAAATCAAGGAGCGGTGCGGATCGATAGCGATTTGCCCTCGCTCGTCGACTTGCTTTCACGCGACGCAAAGAACCCACGCAAAGTGCTGCAAGTCATCGAACGATTCATGGGCGATGTCCGCGGCGAGCGGGTCTTCATGCGGGCCGAATCGGTGGCCAAAGCGGCCGAGCTCGATGTCAGCGCTGTCAACCGCGCGCTGAAGGAACTCAACAAGTTGCAGGCCTTCAGCTATGTGCCACCATTCCGTGGCCGCGCGATTCACATGCTGGAGCGAGACAAGCCGTTCCGTGAATTAGGCATCGACTTCGCAGAGCTTGATCGGCGCAAACGGGCCGAGTATGAAAAGCTCGACCGGATGATCGACTATGCCGAAACGCGCCACTGTCGGCAACGCGCGGTGCTCGATTACTTCGGTGATCCTAGCCCCGGCAACTGCGGACTGTGCGACAACTGCCACGGCGTGAAGAGCGTGGGGCTGCTGGCTAACTCCACCGAAAAGCCAATGGCCCTTCATCCGCACGTGGTGGAAGCCGTTCGCATTGTTCTCAGCGGCGCGGCCCGCATGAATGGTCGCGGGCGATTTGGCAAAGGGATGCTTGTCCGCATGCTCTGTGGCTCCACGTCCAAAGAAATCAAGCAGTTCGGCCTCGCCAAGCTCAGCACGTTCGGTCTGCTCGAAGGGCTCAAGCAACCGGAAGTGACAGCCATTGTCGACGGGCTCCTCAAAATTCGACTCCTCAAGCAAACAGAGCTCGAACGAAATCGGCCGACCATCGAACTGAGTGACGAAGGGGATGCCGTGATGCGCGGGCAAGTTCCGCTGCAGCACACCTTGCCGGTCGAGCGTGAGCTGCTACAGCGAATCGCCGCAGCAGGGCCGTTTGTTACCGGTTCCGCGCCGGCCCCAGTTCCGCCTGCCGCTCAAAAAGCGCCGCCAGCGACACCGCCGAAAATGCCTCCGACAAGTAAACCGCGCGAGCCAGTCCCTAGCTATTCGCCCGAGTCCGCAGACGATGGTTACGAACCATGTTTCGAGGAGATTTTTCGCACCGACGAACCCGAGACGATGGTCAAACCACCCGCGATTCAGCAACCCGCGCCGAGGCCCACCCCAGTGCCGACGGCAAGCACGCCCGGGGTGCTGCGGAAGCCTGATTTGTTCGACTCGGTGCCGGCCCAACGGGAGTCGACCGCGCCAGTCAAGCAGACGAACGGACAGAAGGCCGCTCAACCCGAGCACTACTGGACCTGGCGCGTTCTGGCCGCCGGCTTCACGCTCGCTGAAGCTGCGCAGATTCGGGGCCTCACCATCGCCCAACTCCGCCAGCATGCCAAGCTCGCAGCCCAGGACGGCTATCAAGTCGAACTCGACTGGCTGGAATAA
- a CDS encoding RNA polymerase sigma factor produces MAIDLQETARQHFDRIHRAALVLSGNPWDADDLAQETFLVLSRQSGSFEGRSSLYTWLYGILLNLERRERRRIGMRRKKLQVLWDSEPTEERSSPGADAPAEVSEWKNSLWARVAQLPDGQRQSLVLRFSEGLRYEEIAEILACPLGTVKSRIFHGLAALRKILELEGEDARQLPAFPTEDLSHVI; encoded by the coding sequence GTGGCTATCGACCTGCAAGAGACCGCCCGGCAGCATTTCGACCGGATTCACCGGGCAGCGCTCGTTTTGAGCGGCAACCCCTGGGATGCCGACGACCTGGCTCAAGAGACCTTTCTCGTTCTTTCCCGGCAGTCTGGCAGTTTTGAAGGCCGCAGCAGCTTGTACACGTGGCTGTACGGCATTCTGCTCAATCTCGAACGGCGGGAACGCCGGCGAATTGGGATGCGGCGCAAGAAGCTGCAGGTGCTGTGGGATTCAGAACCCACCGAAGAGCGCTCTTCCCCCGGTGCCGATGCGCCGGCCGAAGTGAGCGAATGGAAAAACAGTTTGTGGGCCCGAGTGGCTCAGTTGCCCGACGGTCAGCGGCAGTCGCTGGTGCTGCGCTTCAGTGAAGGCCTGCGGTACGAAGAGATCGCCGAGATCCTGGCTTGCCCGCTAGGCACGGTCAAGTCGCGCATCTTTCATGGCCTGGCCGCCCTGCGCAAGATTCTGGAATTAGAAGGGGAAGACGCCCGGCAGTTGCCTGCGTTCCCCACCGAGGACCTCTCTCATGTCATTTAA
- the bcp gene encoding thioredoxin-dependent thiol peroxidase — protein sequence MADWLEEGAKAPAFTLADDKGNKVKLSDLKGTPVVLYFYPADDTPGCTREACAFRDRKSELEKLGAKVLGISPDDVASHGKFRDKFNLNFPLLADPDHAVAEKFGAWREKNMYGKKSMGIARSTFLIDGKGVIRKVWRAVKVDGHDAKVIEAVKELTAVN from the coding sequence ATGGCTGATTGGCTTGAAGAAGGTGCGAAGGCACCGGCATTCACCTTGGCAGACGACAAGGGAAACAAAGTGAAGCTCTCGGACCTGAAGGGAACTCCTGTGGTCCTCTACTTCTATCCCGCCGACGATACCCCCGGCTGCACGCGTGAGGCCTGTGCTTTTCGCGACCGGAAGAGCGAGTTGGAAAAACTCGGTGCCAAGGTGCTGGGCATCAGCCCCGATGATGTTGCCAGTCACGGGAAATTTCGAGACAAATTCAACTTGAACTTTCCCTTGCTCGCCGATCCCGATCACGCCGTAGCAGAAAAATTCGGCGCCTGGCGCGAAAAGAACATGTACGGCAAGAAGTCGATGGGCATCGCCCGCTCGACCTTCCTGATCGATGGCAAGGGAGTCATTCGCAAGGTTTGGCGGGCGGTAAAAGTTGACGGGCACGACGCCAAAGTAATTGAGGCCGTGAAAGAGCTGACAGCAGTCAACTAG
- a CDS encoding peroxiredoxin family protein, whose translation MVQPAKPSPTNSTKGAESPLMRIIKGTVAIAVLGFVAWYIYQQMFTEQWPFETPDRVLATNAHEISAEQLLGLKFTNDQGAPVSLRELVGKKHQVIVFTRGSLASVSYWNKGKTKEGLVNVCPYCTSQVSGLAAVADQFHEAGAEVLVVFPVSKAAEAKDAEPIRAINTPNQVPVFPLWLDLDLKAVDALAIRAHLARPSSFILDKAGQLRFSYVGSNADRPSGNELLRQVRELGKEFPVEPVTPEPALEPSGAAPEVPATK comes from the coding sequence ATGGTCCAACCTGCCAAACCGAGTCCGACCAATTCCACCAAGGGGGCCGAGTCGCCGCTGATGAGGATCATCAAGGGGACCGTGGCGATTGCGGTGCTGGGATTCGTGGCCTGGTACATCTATCAGCAGATGTTTACGGAGCAGTGGCCGTTTGAAACCCCCGATCGGGTTCTAGCCACCAATGCTCACGAGATCTCGGCCGAGCAATTGCTGGGGCTGAAATTCACCAACGACCAAGGGGCGCCGGTGTCGCTGCGAGAATTGGTTGGCAAGAAGCACCAGGTGATTGTCTTCACGCGTGGCTCGTTGGCGTCGGTCTCGTATTGGAACAAAGGGAAGACGAAAGAAGGGCTGGTGAATGTTTGCCCTTATTGCACGTCGCAAGTCTCGGGTTTGGCCGCAGTGGCCGACCAATTTCACGAAGCAGGGGCAGAGGTGCTCGTGGTCTTTCCCGTCAGTAAGGCTGCGGAGGCCAAAGACGCCGAACCGATTCGCGCGATCAACACTCCCAATCAAGTTCCGGTGTTTCCCCTGTGGCTCGATCTCGATTTGAAGGCGGTCGACGCGCTGGCAATTCGCGCCCACTTGGCACGACCTTCGTCATTCATTCTCGATAAGGCTGGCCAACTCCGTTTTTCGTATGTTGGCAGCAATGCCGATCGACCCAGTGGCAACGAGTTGCTCCGGCAGGTGCGCGAATTGGGCAAGGAATTTCCTGTGGAGCCTGTGACTCCTGAGCCCGCACTGGAACCCAGTGGTGCAGCGCCAGAAGTGCCAGCCACGAAGTAG